Genomic segment of Caproiciproducens sp. NJN-50:
CATACCAGCGCAGCAGGAACAGCAGGTTCTGCGGGCTCGGGAATTTCGGGGCACTGGAAAAGCCCCCGTTCTTTTCGTCAAAGCTCTGTTGCAGAGAGTGAAAGACACGCTCGGGCAGAAGGCTGTCCACCGGAGCCGGGGTCTGGGCGCGCGGCGCGGTTTCCAGCCGTACCCGCCCGACAAAATCCGCGATTCCAGCGCGGTCGGTTTTCCACAGGGCACTCACTTTTTTCAGCAGGGTCAGGAATCCGGCCATTCCCGGCCGGTCGTATTTTGGGAAATAGGTGCCGGCGAAGAACGGCCCGCCCTCGGGATCGAGAAAAACGCTGAGCGGCCATCCCTCCGACCCGGTCATCCGCTGGCAAACTTCCATATAATAGCCGTCGACGTCCGGCCGCTCCTCCCGGTCGACCTTGACGCTGAGAAAGCCGCGGTTCAGTGCCGCCGCCACCTCTTCATCCTCAAAGCACTCCCGTTCCATCACATGGCACCAGTGGCAGGTGGAGTAGCCGATCGAGAGGAACACCGGCTTATCCTCTGCTTTCGCGCGCTCGAACGCCTCCTCTCCCCACGGATACCAGTCGACCGGGTTATATGCATGCTGAAGCAGGTAGGGAGATTTTTCATAAATCAGCCTGTTGGCCGCCTTCTTTGTTTCCATTGTTCCACCCCTCTTTAATACGCTGATAGTATGATCATTCCGCATTCAAACCATACGAATCGGGATGGACCGGGAGATTTATCTTTTTTTACGTATAAGAAAATAAAAAACCACCGGTTCTCCCTGGGAGGAAAACCGATGGCCTGAAAAATCAGCATACTAAGGTGCAAAACAGGAATGGAAAATCAGATCAGATGGTTGTACGGAAGCGCCCAGCAGAACAGCAGGAACAGAGAAGTAGCGATGCCCACCACGACCAGCAGACGGCCGTAGGTCCTGTCCCGCTTGTAGTCCGCAGGATTCCGCTCCGCTTCCGGAACCACCATCAGCTTCTCACGATAACCGATTTCAGTATCCGTGGCAGGATGCCTCCACGAGCCGATCACCGCGAAAAGCAGGCTCAGATAAAGCCCAATGAAGAAAGGGTCCAGAAAATTGACAAAGAAAGAATTAAACGGGGGGATTCCAAGGCCAACCAGGCATTTGGGGAAGATAAATCCGAGAAAGCCGGCAATCATGGACCAGCGCGCGCCGGCGGCCGACAATTTTTTGCTTACGATGCCGCCGACGGCCGGCACGGCCCACGAAGCCGCGATGATCGTGGAAGCGAACCATGAAATGATGCGAATGGAACTCAAATCAAGGAAGGACAAAATAAGAGAAACAATGCCGAAGATCAGCATCACAAGACGGCTCACTTCCAGCTGCCGCTTCTCGTCTTTGAATCTGACGTGCACGATGTCAGACGTAATGGAAAACCCGATGACGGAAAGGAACGTGGAAGCCGAGGATAATCCTGCCGCCATGATCCCGGAGAGCATAAACGTTCCCGCCAGCTTTGGCATGACGTTGAACGAGGCCCAGATCAGCACCCGCTGCGCATCCTTCATCCCCGGATTCAGATTGATCACGGAGACGGAGACCAGGTTCAGATAAAGCAGAAACACAACTGTGCAAACGGCGGCGATCGCGCCGGAACGGAAAATAACATGCTCTGTTTTGGCCATCATGTTCCGGCCCGCCTGCCATGGCGATACGCCCACCGTGATGAACCAGATGATGCCCATTGTGACGGAATACAGGATGGAGCCGAGAACGGTGTCCGCGCCGGTTCCGGCGATATTGCCATGGTAATCCAGCAGACCCTTCGGCGTCGCCGGGTTATTCATCAGATTTGTCAAAAGGCTTCCGATGCCTCCCTGAGCGTTGAACACATAAACACCGCCGATGATCGTGGCAAACAGAAAAACCATGAACATCATGGTATCCGTCAGGATGACGCCCTTCGAGCCCGAATAAAACGTAAAACCGGTAAAACATCCCCACGCAAGAATCAGGCAGAGCCATTTCGGCAGACCGAGCAGCTCCTGCATCAGGATCCCGACACCGGAGATGCAGGCCAGCAGGTACGCCGTCAGCGAGATCACCGTCGTAATGCCTGCCACACGGCGGATTTTCGGGTCGTTGTAGCGGGTTCCAAAGTATTCAGGCATCGTCTCACACTCGGAACGGCGCAGATAGCGGCCGAAGAACAGAGGACCAAAGATGTATCCACAGGCGCAGATGCTGTTCAGGAGCACCAGCGAAGTGATGTTGCCGTTATAGCACCAGGCCTGATCTCCCATGAAGCCGTTGACAGACAGCATGGAAGCAAACAGAGTGCCCGCAATCAGAATTGTCGGCGCGTTGCGGCTGCTGACGTAATAGTCGTCAAGATTCTTAACGCTTCGGCCGGCCCAGATGCCTACAATCAGATAAGCAGCCAGACAGGCCATAACGCCTATTAAATAAATATTCATAAGTTACCCTCTTTACGTGAAGCAAGTCTCCTCCACAGACCGGAGAATGTCAGGAGCTGTGACCGCAGTTCCCGGTGTCATCCGGGCCATCCTGCTTTGATTCGTCATTTCCGAGTAGCTTATCGGCCTTTGGACGGCTTTTTTTCTGTTCCGACAGGATCTGCCTTTCTTCTTTCTTCAGGATAAGATTCATAAAAATTCCGGACACGGCCAATATGCCGCCAATAAAAATCGAAAAAACAACTTCTCCCATAGTAACCCCCTTCTCCGTCAAAATTGCACCCATATCGGTCCTGCCGCAACAATCGACAAGATGGCATGGAAGGAGCGGCTGTCAATCAGCCGTTCCTTCCTTTCGCCATTTTGAGCATAAAGTATACTATGAAGCATTTTTGCCCGGAAATCATTTCAGGCCCATATGCGACGCGATCACCATTCTCTGCACCTCGGACGTGCCCTCGTAGATCTCGGTGATCTTGGCATCGCGCATCATGCGCTCGATGGGGTATTCCCGGGTGTAGCCGTAGCCGCCGTAGAGCTGCAGGCAGCGGCGGGCCACGTCGCTGGCGGTTTCGGAAGCAAAAAGCTTGGCTTCCGCGGCAAGGTGCATGTAAGGCTCGTGGTCCTGTTTCGCCTGCGCGGCGCGGTAGACGAGCAAACGGGAGGCGTCGACTTTCGTCTGCATATCCGCAAGCTGGAACTGCGTATTCTGGAACTGGCTGATCCTTTTGCCGAACTGCTCGCGCTGCTTGACATACTCGACGGTCACGTCGATCGCGCCCTGCGCGATGCCCAGGGCCTGCGCGGCAATCCCGATGCGGCCGCCGTCCAAAGTGCTCATTGCAACCTTAAAGCCCTTATTCACTTCGCCCAGCAGATTCTCTTTCGGAACCTTCACATTGTCGAAAATGAGTTCATAAGTGGCGGAGCCGCGGATCCCCATTTTCTTTTCCTTTGCTCCGAAGGTGAACCCGGGCATGCCCTTTTCCAGAACGAACGCGCTGATGCCTTTGTTGCCCAGGCCCTTATCCGTCATGGCGAAAATAACATAGGTGTCGGCGTAGCTGCCGTTGGTGATAAAAATCTTGCTTCCGTTCAGCAGCCAATGGTCTCCCTGATCCACGGCCGTGGTCGTTTGCCTTGCGGCATCCGTGCCGGCGGATGGTTCCGTGAGGCCGAACGCGCCCAGCTTTTCACCGGAAGCCAGAGGCGGCAGATATTTCTGCTTCTGCTCCTCCGTGCCATACTCCAGAATGGGCCAACAGCAAAGGGACGTATGCGCGGAAATCGTCACGCCGGTGCTGGCACAGGCCTTGGAGATTTCCTCGACGGCCAGAACATATTCCAGCTGGCCCATCCCGCCGCCGCCGTACTCTTCGGGGACGGGAATTCCCAGCAGGCCGATCTCTCCCATCTGCGGGATCAGTTCCGCGGGAAAACGCTCCTCCTCGTCAAGGGAAGCGGCGATGGGTCTGATCGCTTTGTCCGTAAACTCACGGAACATGCTCTGCAACAGCTGCTGTTCATCGTTCAACAAAAAATCCATATTTCATACTCCTAACAAGAATGTTTGCACTTTGGGCGGCGGATGGTTTTATCAGTCCCTATACTGCTTGAGGATCGACCTGGCGGCGATTCTGGTCTGGATTTCGCCGGTACCGCCGGAGATCCGGGTGATGCGCAGGTCGCGGTAGATGCGGCTGACGCGGTGCCCGCAGTAGCCGAAGCCGCCCAGAATCTGCATGGCATGGTCCACAATTTCGTTGGCGCTTTCGGAACAGTACTGCTTGGCAATGGAGGCCTCCGCGCGGGTCAGGCAGCCGTTGTCTTTGTTCCAGGCAAAATGCAGCAGCATGTCGCGCATGGAATAAACGCGCATGGCCATTTCCATAATGTGGTTCTGAATCAGCTGGAACTTGCCGATCTCCTGTCCGAACGCGGTGCGCTGGTTCGCGTAGCGGCAGGCGTCCTCATAGGCGCACAGAGCCTGGCCGTAGGCATTGAACGCGTCGATCAGGCGTTCGTAATCGAACCCCTTGGAAGTGGCCATCAGGCCGTTGCCTTCGAAGCTGAACATATCCTTTTCTTCAATCTCGACATTGTCGAACCACACATCGTTGACATCTTCCATGTCGAGTCCCATGGTCTCCATGCGCTCTTTTTTGCACTGGGGAACATTGGTGGGAACAAACCACAGCGTCAGCTGCTCCGGATTGTCTGAATTCTTGCAGAGGGCAAGAATATAATCACTGCGCTGGGCGCCGCTGATGAAATGCTTGTGGCCGTTGATATAAACCTTCCCGTTTTTGCGGGTATAGGTTGTCATGATGGTGTTGCTGGACAAATCAGTGCCCGCCGTGGGTTCGGAAAAACCCTGCGCGAACGCCGAGTCCCCTTCAAAGAACATGGGCATGAATTTATCGATCTGCTCCTTGGTTCCGCATTCCAGCAGAGAGTCCGCCTTCACATGGTCCCAGTACAGATAGATGGGCGCGCCCGCGCGGCCCAGGGCCTCCATGACCAGAAACATGGTGACGGCGCCTTCCCCCTCGCCTCCGGCTTCCTTGGGCAGGAACATGCTGAAGCAGCCCAATTCCCGCAGGATATCCCAGAACTTTTGCGGATGCTCGTGCTTTTCGCAGCACTCTTTGAAGTATGTCTCCAGGTTCTCACGCTTCATGGCCTCGTCTATGGCCTGAACCATCAGTTCCTGTTCTTCCGTCAATCTAAAATCCATTTTATGAACCTCCAACTCAAGTTTTTATCACTTACACGTCGCCTCAATCGACATGGCAACGCGGAGTGCTTTGTTTTTACCTGATTTATAAACGGCGCGATGAATGGGCCCGCAGCTCAGCTGGCTTTCAGCGGCAGCGGTCTGCCCAGAGCGTCTCTTCTCTTTTCGATCATTTTGCTTTCGACAAGGGTCAGCACAAAGCAGAGTACGAGCATGCCGCAGATGAACCCGATCGAGATCTGGTTGCCTTTTACGTCGCCGTATTTATCGACCCAATTGCCGCAGAGAACATAGATGAATGCATCGGAAATGCAGCCGATTCCGTTGTACAGACCAATCGCCGTGCCGTGATAGGCAACCGGAACTCCGATCTCGGAAATGGGGGTCATCCAGCAGGGAGCCTGCATGCCGTAGCCAATGGTGCAGCACACCACAAGCAGGATGCCGACCCAGAAGTAATCGCCGCCGACAGGGAAAATAAAGAAGGCTGCCATGCCGACCAGGGTGATGACGAGCAGCAGGCGGATGACCTTCATGGAGGAACCCCATTTATCGATCATAAAACCGGAAACCGGGCTCAGGATCACGCGGCCGATGTACTGACGGAAAACGCCGATGAAGGTGACGATCCCCAGAGGCACCATATATACGCTGCCCATCATGGACACGGCGCGGATTCCCGCGCAGGTAATCATCAGCATCGTGAAATAAATCAGGGAGGCGACCCAGATTTCGGGCATCAGAAGGACCTTGCTCACGCTCTTCATCTCGAATTTGGGCTTTTCCTTATTGGTGTCAAGCTGGGTCCAGTCGTTGAACCGGTCTTCCTTCAGGGAGAAGTAGCAGACCACCGCGCAGACAACGGCCAGGCCGATGAACAGGTACATCAGGGGACGCCAGCCGGCCATTCCCATTTTGGTGACAAAGTAGGAGCCGAACGCCCCGATGACGGAACCGCCCAGGGAGTAAATCGCCCAGAAGTAGCCGGTGTTCTTTCCTTCGGTCTCCGGAGTGGAAACACCCTTGACGATCTTGCCGAACAATGTATAGTAAACACCCATCATAATGCAGGACGCAAACAGCATGACCATGTAAACGTTAAAGTTTTTGAGCCCGGCCAGAATTACGAAAAACACGACGGTGAACGCCATGCAGGCAAGAAAGGATTTCCGCATGGAAACCTTATCCGCGACCATGCCGCCCACAGGCCAGCAGACAATCATGACAAGGCCGGTGATCGTGCCCAGATAACCCATCTGCGTGTTGGTGGCCCCAAAATATTTCTGCATCAGATCATAGTAGCTGTAATACATCCAGATGGTCATGCAGCAAGTCGTATAACCTAAGCCAACGAGGCACAGCATCAGCCATTTGTAGCCTTTCGATACTTTGTTAACCATTATTATTTCCCTCACTCATATTTAAAGTGTCGTTTGTCCGCGGGGGGGACTTACCGGCCTTTCCACTGGGGTTTGCGTTTCTCCAGAAATGCCTCGGGGCCTTCTTTGGCATCTTCGGTTTTTTCAATGTAATCCCAGCAGCGGTCGCAGAAGCGCTGGGCATCCTCAAGGGAAACCTGAGGGGCAATATGGAAGATTTCTTTGGTCAGTTTCAGAGAAATGGGGGCGTTGTTTGCAATGGTATGCGCCAGCTCCAGCGCCTTCTCCATGACCTGCTCTTTGGGGACCACATAGTTGACCAGGCCGACCTCCCTGGCGCGCTCGGCACTGAGCAGCGTCCCTGTCAGGCACATCTCCATGGCAATTTTGCGGGGAATGTCGCGGGAAAGGCGGGCCAGCCCGCCGGTCGTAGCCAGCAAACCGACTTTCACCTCCGAAAGGCCGAACCGCGCATGTTCCGCCGCGACGATCAGGTCGCATGCCAGAGCAATCTCCAGGCCGCCGGCCACCGCGGTGCCGTTCGCCGCGCAGATGATGGGCTTTGACGAAACGCGGGCGGTCATGCCGCCGAAGCCGTGTTCCATCACAGTCTGGCATTCACCCGCTTCGTCGAACGCCGCCAGGTCCTCTCCGGCGCAAAAGCTGCGCTCCCCGGCGCCGGTCAGGATAATCACCCGGACCTCCGGATTCTTTTCCGCGCCGTTCAGGATCTCCTCCATCGCCGCGGAAGTCGCGGGGTCAAGAGCATTCCTGCGCTCGTTACGGTTGATTGTCACGATCAAAACGCCGTCGGTGAGTTCGGTCAGTACATTTTTTTCGCTCAAAATGATCACCTCAACATTATATTTTGTAAAAATTCAAGATCCGGCCCGAAAAGATTCTTCCCCTTTCCGCAGAGGTCCCCTCCCGCAGGCTTTTTCCTGAAAATTTAACAACAAAGGAACATCGTTTCCGCAGTCCAATCCGTACACGATCAGCGGATATCGAATTTGCGGATCAGTTTATGCAGGAACTGGCGCGAGATTTTGATGCTGTGAGCTGTCTGTGAGACATTGTAATTTGTCACTTCCAGCGCGTGTTTGATGAAAAACCGGTTGAACTGTCTGTTGAATTCATTGAGCGCGTAGTTATGGGCGGATTTGTAATCGATGCCGACGCCGCTCTCGATATGGCCGAAGACATTTTCAAAATCGAGGCCGCTGATCTCCCGCGTTTCCACGGCGATCGGCGTGTTCTGCATCAGCAGGGCGGGCAGATCCTCCATCTGAACACAGGTGTCGCATTCCCCCATCACCGCGGCCGCATGCTCGATGGTGTGCTGCAGTTCCCTGACGTTTCCCGGCCACCCGTACTGGAAGAAGTGCTGCATGACCTGATCGGAGCACTTTTCAATATTGCGGGAAAAATCGCTGTTGGCCTTTTGAATGAAATGGTTGACGAGAATGGGAATATCGCTGGTGCGTTCCCTCAGCGGCGGGATCCGGATGGTCACCACCGCGATCCGGTAGAACAGGTCCGGCTTCAGTTTTCCGGCCTTCATATAGTCAAGGGGATTCACGTTCATTGCGGTGATGATGCGGGGATTGACTTTGATCTCCCTGTTGCTGCCCACCCGCCGGACGACCTTATATTCCAGCACCCGCAGCAGCTTCGCCTGCATTTCCGGGGAAAGCGCCTGAATTTCGTCAAGGAAGATGGTCCCGTCGGAGCTCTGCTCAAAGAGGCCCGCCTTTTCAACCGCCCCCGTGTAGGCGCCCTTGGTCACACCGAACAGAATGCTTTCCAGCAGAGTGTCCGGAATCGCGGCGCAGTTGACCGAAATAAAAGGCTTGCTGTTCTTCGTACTCTCGCTGTGGATGCTTTCCGCAAACATCTGTTTCCCTGTTCCGGTCTCTCCGACGAGAAGAATGGAAGAATCGCTTTTCGCCACCTTCCGGCAGAGTTCAATGGTCTCCTCCATATTGGCCGAGGCATAGATGATGTCGTCAAAGGTGAACAAGTTTCCCGTCTGGACCGAAGCGGGACAGTCGGATTTCCTCTTTTCGGTGCCGTCATACTCATCCACCAGGCTTTTCACGTTCGAAAAGGGTTTGTAGACCGTGATCGCTCCGATCAGCGTCCCGTCCACGATCAGGGGATAGGCGCTGTAGAGCCAGAGGTACCTCTTCCCTGTCGCTACGGACAGAAAACTCATCAGGTAATCGCGGATCGGGATGCCCGTGTGCAGGACCCTCATCACTTTGGAGGTGTCGTCGGTCAGCCCATAAATATCCTTTACATTTTTCCCGATCATGTCCTTTGGCTCTATGTCGGCAAAATTGCTGTTTTCCGAGCAGTAGACATAGACGCCTTCCGTGTCGACAATCTCCACAACGTTCCCGATCGCCGCCAGCGCGTCCAGGACAAGCCGGGTTTCTTCTGACAATTGTATCTTCAATCCCCCCGTTTCTTCTGAATTGCTTCTTTCCAACTAATACAGCTTCATCGCCATTCTGAGACAGGGATTGTGGGTTCGCTCGGTATTCAGCGTTGTGGCGGGGCCGTGCCCCGGAAAGACCCGGAAATCTCCGCTCAGCGCCGCCAGACGGGCAAGGGATTTCATCATGGCCCGATTGTCCCCGCCCTCAAAGTCCGTTCTTCCTATGCCGCCCTGAAACAGCGTATCTCCCGTAAACAACGCGTTCCCGGAGATCAGAGTGACAGAGCCCGGGGTATGCCCCGGTGTGCAGATCACTCGCAAGGAAAGGCCGCCGGCGGAAATGCTGTCCCCTTCTTCGCAGCGGCGAAGATTCCGGAAAGCGGAAACAGTTGGGTAAATCTGTCCCTCGTACTCCTCCGTGGTCTTCTTTGGACAGTCCAGCGGATGACAGTAAACCGGCAGGCGCGGCCAGCGTTCCTGCAGATAGGGAACCGCCAGGATGTGATCAAAATGGCCGTGGGTCAGCAGGACCGCTTCGGGCACCGTTCCCAGCTTCTTCAGCGCCCTGCAGATTTCAGGCCCGTCGTCCGCCGGATCGATCACGGCGCAGCTGCCGGTACCCGGACCCTGAAGCACATAACAGTTCGTTTCATAATCTCCCAATATCAACTGTTTAATCTGCACCTTTGTCTCCGTTTCATGAGTGGTGTCTGGACCAAACTCTCCGCTCCCGGTCGAAGCCGGAAGTCAGATCAGATGGCTTCCAATCACTTCGGCATCGTACATCGCTTTGATTTCCTTGTCGGAATAGCCCAGTTCTTTCATAATATCGTCGGTGTCCTGTCCAAGCAGCGGCGAGCCGCGTTTGATTTCGCAGGATGCGTTATTGAAACGGATGGGATTCTTATAAAACCGTGTCGCGCCGATTTTGTCCTGCTGCACGATCTCCGTCACTTCCGTCGTATTGCAATGTTTGGACGTATACGCCTCGATAAACGGCAGAACCCCGGACGCCGGCACCCCCGCGTTCAGGAGCTTCTCCTCGATCTGAGAGCGGAACAAAGTTTTTGTGACGGCCTCGAGTTCCTTCACGAGGGCATCCCGGTTCCGAACGCGGGACGCGTTGTCGGCAAAAAGCGGGTTTTCCTTCAGCCGCGGAACATCCAGCGCAGCGCACAGGCTCCGCCACCGCTCCTCACTGTCGGCAATGATGACGGCGAAACCGTCGCGGGCCTCAAAGATGCCATAGGGGGCGGTGAAGCGGTCATGGTTGCCGAACCTCGGCTGAGCGGTCCCGTTCCTGGCGTAATCCATCAGGGTCTCCTCGCAGGAACGCATGGCCACGTCCGCCATGGCTACGTCCACCCTGCAGCCCTTGCCCGTTCTGCGCGCCTCGATCAGCGCCATCAGCGCCGCGTTCATCGTATAGATCCCCGTCAGCGTATCGCAGATGCTGTTGCCCGCTTTCATGGGAGCGCCCTCCGGTTCCCCGTTGCTGCCCGCGAAGCCTCCTCTCGCCGCCGCGATGGCATCGTAGCAGGGGTACTTCGCCATTGGGCCGGAAGCGCCGAAGCCGCTCAGGGAAATAAATGCGATGCGGGGATTAATCTCCTTCAGCTTCTCATAGCCCAATCCCAGCCGGTCGATGGAACCGCTCTTGAAATTTTCCAAAACGATATCACAGTGCTTTACCATCTCATAGATGATGGCCTTGCCCTCGGGCTTCGCCAGGTTCATCTCGATGCTCTGCTTGTTCTTGTTGTACGATACGAACAGGGTGCTCAGGTCATTGACGAAGGGTCCCCAGGTGCGCGCCTGATCGCCGTCGCCGTATTTTTCCACCTTCCAGACCTCCGCGCCCAGATCAGCAAACTGCCATGCAACAAAGGAGCCGGAAACCGCGATGGTAAAATCCAGTACCTTCAGGCCTTTTAAAACGCCCTCGGTTTCAAATGCAGCCATGATGATTCTCCTTTTCAATGATTTTAAATGATTTGATCCTTTTTCAGATCCGCGATTTCGCTGTCCGGTATCGACAGGAGTTCTTTCAGCACGGATTCGGTATGTTCCCCAAGGGCGGGAGCCGGAGCAATCTCGTTGTCGTTTTCGTTGTCACGCAGGAATTTGGCCGGCTTGCCGATCTGAAGGGTCTTCCCCATTCTCGGGTCGGAGACCGGCAGGATCATCTCCCGCGCCTTCACCTGGTCATCGTGCGCCAGTTCATTGACTGTGTAGCAGGGAGCGCCGGGAACCATCGCTTCCTTGCAGATGCGGTCCGCCTCCTCGATGGTGATGGACGCGAAGTAATCCTTCAGCTGCAGGTCAAGGTCGCCGAAGTAATGTTCCATGGACCTCACGGGGTCTCGGCTGTATCTCGGGTCCTCGATCCAGTCGTTCCGGCCGGCCGATTTGCTGAACGACCACCACTGCTGGTCGCTGCCGATGCTCAGGGCGAACCAGCCGTTCCTGCACTTGAAGGTGTCGGTGGGGTTGGCGGTGGGAAATCCGTTCCCGATCCGTTTTGGCAGCTCGTTCATTCCGACCAGGCACTGGGCGTACGTATCGTCGATGGACATCACAGCCTGCCAGGACGACACGGAGACCTTTTGGCCCTCGCCGGTCTCCATGGCTTTCAGCCAGGCGGCCATCATGCCTGCGGTCAGGTGCCAGCCGCCGTAATAATAGCTCAGGGGAAATCCGATGCGGGTCGGTTTTTCCGGGAAGCCCGTCTGCGCAAGGAGGCCGCTCCGCGCCATGACCACCAGATCGTAGTCCGGGTAATCTTTCCAGGGGCCTTCCTCGCCAAACGGGGTCAAAATCCCGTAAACCAGCTTCGGGTTAAGCTGTTTCACCGTCTCGTATCCCAGTCCCCAGCCCTTCAGCGCCTCTTCCGAAATATTGGCGGCCATCATATCAAAATGCGGGACCATTCTGCGGATAATCTCCTGACCCTGCGGCTTCGTGACGTCGACTGTCACGCTTTTTTTACCCCGGTTGTAATAGGCCTGGTAAA
This window contains:
- a CDS encoding CaiB/BaiF CoA transferase family protein — its product is MKPLTGLRILDLTDGNPYIGSMFADYGAEVVKIEKPGSGDSIRKRGSDGDHPEGIYQAYYNRGKKSVTVDVTKPQGQEIIRRMVPHFDMMAANISEEALKGWGLGYETVKQLNPKLVYGILTPFGEEGPWKDYPDYDLVVMARSGLLAQTGFPEKPTRIGFPLSYYYGGWHLTAGMMAAWLKAMETGEGQKVSVSSWQAVMSIDDTYAQCLVGMNELPKRIGNGFPTANPTDTFKCRNGWFALSIGSDQQWWSFSKSAGRNDWIEDPRYSRDPVRSMEHYFGDLDLQLKDYFASITIEEADRICKEAMVPGAPCYTVNELAHDDQVKAREMILPVSDPRMGKTLQIGKPAKFLRDNENDNEIAPAPALGEHTESVLKELLSIPDSEIADLKKDQII
- a CDS encoding acyl-CoA dehydrogenase family protein, which gives rise to MDFRLTEEQELMVQAIDEAMKRENLETYFKECCEKHEHPQKFWDILRELGCFSMFLPKEAGGEGEGAVTMFLVMEALGRAGAPIYLYWDHVKADSLLECGTKEQIDKFMPMFFEGDSAFAQGFSEPTAGTDLSSNTIMTTYTRKNGKVYINGHKHFISGAQRSDYILALCKNSDNPEQLTLWFVPTNVPQCKKERMETMGLDMEDVNDVWFDNVEIEEKDMFSFEGNGLMATSKGFDYERLIDAFNAYGQALCAYEDACRYANQRTAFGQEIGKFQLIQNHIMEMAMRVYSMRDMLLHFAWNKDNGCLTRAEASIAKQYCSESANEIVDHAMQILGGFGYCGHRVSRIYRDLRITRISGGTGEIQTRIAARSILKQYRD
- a CDS encoding acyl-CoA dehydrogenase, yielding MDFLLNDEQQLLQSMFREFTDKAIRPIAASLDEEERFPAELIPQMGEIGLLGIPVPEEYGGGGMGQLEYVLAVEEISKACASTGVTISAHTSLCCWPILEYGTEEQKQKYLPPLASGEKLGAFGLTEPSAGTDAARQTTTAVDQGDHWLLNGSKIFITNGSYADTYVIFAMTDKGLGNKGISAFVLEKGMPGFTFGAKEKKMGIRGSATYELIFDNVKVPKENLLGEVNKGFKVAMSTLDGGRIGIAAQALGIAQGAIDVTVEYVKQREQFGKRISQFQNTQFQLADMQTKVDASRLLVYRAAQAKQDHEPYMHLAAEAKLFASETASDVARRCLQLYGGYGYTREYPIERMMRDAKITEIYEGTSEVQRMVIASHMGLK
- a CDS encoding MBL fold metallo-hydrolase, whose protein sequence is MQIKQLILGDYETNCYVLQGPGTGSCAVIDPADDGPEICRALKKLGTVPEAVLLTHGHFDHILAVPYLQERWPRLPVYCHPLDCPKKTTEEYEGQIYPTVSAFRNLRRCEEGDSISAGGLSLRVICTPGHTPGSVTLISGNALFTGDTLFQGGIGRTDFEGGDNRAMMKSLARLAALSGDFRVFPGHGPATTLNTERTHNPCLRMAMKLY
- a CDS encoding enoyl-CoA hydratase-related protein gives rise to the protein MSEKNVLTELTDGVLIVTINRNERRNALDPATSAAMEEILNGAEKNPEVRVIILTGAGERSFCAGEDLAAFDEAGECQTVMEHGFGGMTARVSSKPIICAANGTAVAGGLEIALACDLIVAAEHARFGLSEVKVGLLATTGGLARLSRDIPRKIAMEMCLTGTLLSAERAREVGLVNYVVPKEQVMEKALELAHTIANNAPISLKLTKEIFHIAPQVSLEDAQRFCDRCWDYIEKTEDAKEGPEAFLEKRKPQWKGR
- a CDS encoding sigma-54 interaction domain-containing protein gives rise to the protein MSEETRLVLDALAAIGNVVEIVDTEGVYVYCSENSNFADIEPKDMIGKNVKDIYGLTDDTSKVMRVLHTGIPIRDYLMSFLSVATGKRYLWLYSAYPLIVDGTLIGAITVYKPFSNVKSLVDEYDGTEKRKSDCPASVQTGNLFTFDDIIYASANMEETIELCRKVAKSDSSILLVGETGTGKQMFAESIHSESTKNSKPFISVNCAAIPDTLLESILFGVTKGAYTGAVEKAGLFEQSSDGTIFLDEIQALSPEMQAKLLRVLEYKVVRRVGSNREIKVNPRIITAMNVNPLDYMKAGKLKPDLFYRIAVVTIRIPPLRERTSDIPILVNHFIQKANSDFSRNIEKCSDQVMQHFFQYGWPGNVRELQHTIEHAAAVMGECDTCVQMEDLPALLMQNTPIAVETREISGLDFENVFGHIESGVGIDYKSAHNYALNEFNRQFNRFFIKHALEVTNYNVSQTAHSIKISRQFLHKLIRKFDIR
- a CDS encoding CaiB/BaiF CoA transferase family protein; translated protein: MAAFETEGVLKGLKVLDFTIAVSGSFVAWQFADLGAEVWKVEKYGDGDQARTWGPFVNDLSTLFVSYNKNKQSIEMNLAKPEGKAIIYEMVKHCDIVLENFKSGSIDRLGLGYEKLKEINPRIAFISLSGFGASGPMAKYPCYDAIAAARGGFAGSNGEPEGAPMKAGNSICDTLTGIYTMNAALMALIEARRTGKGCRVDVAMADVAMRSCEETLMDYARNGTAQPRFGNHDRFTAPYGIFEARDGFAVIIADSEERWRSLCAALDVPRLKENPLFADNASRVRNRDALVKELEAVTKTLFRSQIEEKLLNAGVPASGVLPFIEAYTSKHCNTTEVTEIVQQDKIGATRFYKNPIRFNNASCEIKRGSPLLGQDTDDIMKELGYSDKEIKAMYDAEVIGSHLI
- a CDS encoding MFS transporter — translated: MVNKVSKGYKWLMLCLVGLGYTTCCMTIWMYYSYYDLMQKYFGATNTQMGYLGTITGLVMIVCWPVGGMVADKVSMRKSFLACMAFTVVFFVILAGLKNFNVYMVMLFASCIMMGVYYTLFGKIVKGVSTPETEGKNTGYFWAIYSLGGSVIGAFGSYFVTKMGMAGWRPLMYLFIGLAVVCAVVCYFSLKEDRFNDWTQLDTNKEKPKFEMKSVSKVLLMPEIWVASLIYFTMLMITCAGIRAVSMMGSVYMVPLGIVTFIGVFRQYIGRVILSPVSGFMIDKWGSSMKVIRLLLVITLVGMAAFFIFPVGGDYFWVGILLVVCCTIGYGMQAPCWMTPISEIGVPVAYHGTAIGLYNGIGCISDAFIYVLCGNWVDKYGDVKGNQISIGFICGMLVLCFVLTLVESKMIEKRRDALGRPLPLKAS
- a CDS encoding sodium:solute symporter family protein translates to MNIYLIGVMACLAAYLIVGIWAGRSVKNLDDYYVSSRNAPTILIAGTLFASMLSVNGFMGDQAWCYNGNITSLVLLNSICACGYIFGPLFFGRYLRRSECETMPEYFGTRYNDPKIRRVAGITTVISLTAYLLACISGVGILMQELLGLPKWLCLILAWGCFTGFTFYSGSKGVILTDTMMFMVFLFATIIGGVYVFNAQGGIGSLLTNLMNNPATPKGLLDYHGNIAGTGADTVLGSILYSVTMGIIWFITVGVSPWQAGRNMMAKTEHVIFRSGAIAAVCTVVFLLYLNLVSVSVINLNPGMKDAQRVLIWASFNVMPKLAGTFMLSGIMAAGLSSASTFLSVIGFSITSDIVHVRFKDEKRQLEVSRLVMLIFGIVSLILSFLDLSSIRIISWFASTIIAASWAVPAVGGIVSKKLSAAGARWSMIAGFLGFIFPKCLVGLGIPPFNSFFVNFLDPFFIGLYLSLLFAVIGSWRHPATDTEIGYREKLMVVPEAERNPADYKRDRTYGRLLVVVGIATSLFLLFCWALPYNHLI